The Hymenobacter chitinivorans DSM 11115 genome segment GGTATCGGCGGCGGGTAAAGCGGGAGCGTCGGGCTCGGAAGCCGCCTGGGCGAAGGAAGGAGCAAGCAGAGCTGCGGCCAGCGCCACGAAGGGTAAAAAGCGCTGTTTCATTAGAATTTGATCTGTTTAACGCGGAACTGCTTGTCGCCCCACACCGAGACAACCATGTACTGCCGCTCGGAAAAGGCGTCGGAGTTGACGTACCACACCCCGTCCTTGAAGGGTTGGGTGATGCTGGAGCTGTGGCGGTGCCCGTTCATCTCGAAGACCAGGTTCTTGGCCTCGCGCAGGGCCTGGGCGTAGGGCGCCGACACGGCCGGGTCGAAGTCTTCATCCTGGGGTGGCACGTGTGAAATCACCACCTGGCGCCGGGCGCCCTGCAAGTTGCCGACCTGCTGATTGAGCCAGGGCATGTCCGGAATGTGGCCGTCGAAGTTGTACTCCCGGCCGTTGGTATCGACCATGATAAACTTCGTGTCGCCGTAGATGAAGCTGTAGTTTAGGGGCCCGAAGATTTCCTTGTAGGCTTCGCGGCCGTTGCCCACCGAGTCGTGGTTGCCGATAACCGTCACGTAGGGCACCTTTAGCTTGCGCAGCTTCTCATTCACCCAGCGCATTTCCTTGGAAAAGCCGAAGTCGGAAATGTCGCCGGCCACGACCATAAAGTTGATGCCGGGCTGCTTGTTCACGCTTTCCACCAGGCCGTCGGCCTCGTCGTAAAAGCGTTGAGAGTCGCCGGTGAAGACGAAGCGCAGGGTGTCGCCGGCGGGCAGGGGT includes the following:
- a CDS encoding metallophosphoesterase family protein, with product MFRALRFRPTSSLLLVAAALGLGSCDLLEFSPNDYRAPADERQLTEKNLARLQQTPLPAGDTLRFVFTGDSQRFYDEADGLVESVNKQPGINFMVVAGDISDFGFSKEMRWVNEKLRKLKVPYVTVIGNHDSVGNGREAYKEIFGPLNYSFIYGDTKFIMVDTNGREYNFDGHIPDMPWLNQQVGNLQGARRQVVISHVPPQDEDFDPAVSAPYAQALREAKNLVFEMNGHRHSSSITQPFKDGVWYVNSDAFSERQYMVVSVWGDKQFRVKQIKF